Within Oceanicoccus sp. KOV_DT_Chl, the genomic segment TATCAACAAACCATTACAACGGTGCCACTTTCCGTCCTGGGGCCATTATGGACCGGTGATTTTTTATTTTTTTGGCAAACCTCTGAAGATTATCGCAGCCCTTTTGCTAAAGATTATACTGGCCCAATGGTGCGATGGTTGGCTGAAAAGTTTTCCGAACTTGATCAACAGCCCACATTACTTGCAGAACAAGTATTTAACGAAGCGCTTAGTCAGCGGGTTAAAATTTTTCAGCAGCAATATCAATTACAAGCTGATGGCGTGGTGGGATTAAAAACATTATTGAAGCTTAATGAGTTGCTGGCTGTTGAGCCAACCCTTGATGACCCTAACTTAATACAAACCAACTCGGCACCACCTACTACTGTTAATGCTGAGGAGGGCTAGCAATGTCTTTAATTCTCGATGCTCTCAACCGTGCTGACCAAGAGCGCAGTGAAGAAAATAATCAAATTAATTTGCACGCCAGTCATATTCCTGCAACCGCAGCGCACAATCCGGTACGGCGCTGGGTGATAGAAGCGGTATTAGTTACCGTGGCAGTGGCAGCTTTGGTGTATTCGCAGTGGCCACAGCCCATAGCCAGTCCTGTTATTGATGATCAGGCTGTGCCTATTAATAATCAAGCATCACTACCAAACCCTGTTACTATCATCCAAGAACCGAGCGTGCCACCGATTAGTGCAAAAAAAACCGCAGCTGTTAGCAAAAATCTCAGCGCAACGACTGAAGCTGATCCAAAAAAAGAACGCGTTGTTACGGCAAAAATTTCTGCCGAACAAAAAACAATTGCGTCCTTGTATCAACAGCAAGCCAATCCGATCGTTACGCCTTCAGCGGCTAAAAAAGTTGCCAAGCCAATAGATAATACGCAGTCAATTTTGCAGCAGATTCCTTTGCTAGCGCAACTATCTACACGCTTCCAACAAACGCTCCCGAGTATGGAATACTCTGTACATATGCATGCTGAAGGCGGTAAAGGGTTTGTAACCATTAATGGTGAGATGCGTAAAACCGGAGCAATTATAGAGCCGGGAATTCGTGTTATTGCTATTTTACCCGATAGTGTTGTGTTGGAATTTAACAATCGCCAGTTCCGCTTACCGGCACTTAATAGCTGGGTAAACTATTAGTAAATATTTTATTCACACTTATTAAATTCTTTTTCACGGTTTTTGTATTCTTTACAAAAATCTGTATAGCCTCCCACGGTAGCAATGATCTTCTCATTATAAAATGCATTAATAATTTTGCTTTTAGTTATACTTAAACGTTTATTGGAACAAGATTTTATTGCTAATGCTCTACATTCATCAACACTCTCCGCCTCCTTAAACTTAGAACAAACCTCCTTACCTGAACACTTTTTATAACTTATGCTTTCTTTGCCAACACAAGCAGTGCGCGTATATTGAATTTCACAAGTTCCCGCGAAAACACTAGCGCTGAAGTCAGTGGCTAGTAAAACTGCAAGCATTATGGCCACAAATAAATTCATTGCTTAGTTCTCTTGGGGAGCTAGTAGCGTTTTTATTGCGTATTTAATTACACTTTAAATTTATTGATTAATGCCAATTGTGTTTCGGCCATTCGCGCCAACTCTTGGCTGGCCATTTGATTTTCTTGTGCCCCTGTTGCGGTCTCTTCAGAGACTGCCGCTATGGCAACAATATTTCGATTTTGCTCCTGAGCTGCTACCGTTTGTTCTTCAGCTGCACTGGAAATCTGGTGACTCATATCCTTAATAATATCTATCGCTTCAGCCACCAGAGTTAACATTTCACCTGCTTTAGTTATACCATCAACACTATTTAGCGCCTCTTCCCTACTACTTTTCATTGAACCTACTGCTTCACGGGCTCCCGCTTGCAAACGTACAATCATGTCCTGAATTTCCTGGGTAGATTGTTGAGTACGGCTCGCCAAAGTGCGCACCTCATCGGCAACTACCGCAAAACCACGGCCCTGCTCACCCGCTCGCGCGGCCTCAATGGCGGCATTTAAAGCCAATAAATTCGTTTGTTCAGCAACACCTCTAATCACATCCAAAACCGTACCCACATTTTCTGTATCTTCATTGAGTCGCTCAATAACTGTGGAGCTATTATCAATATCAGCAGATAATTTTCGTATAGACTTTATATTCTCGCTTAATAAACGGGTCCCTATATTCACTTCATTGTGGGCATCTTCTACTCTCTCCAGGGTGTTGTTAATACTTCGAGACACTTCTTCAACCGTTGCCGTCATCTCTTCAACACCTGTAGCTATCATATTCGTTTGATCTTTTTGGCGGGCAATACTATTAAAGCTTTGTTCTGAAATGGTGGCGGTTTCTTCCGCTGTCGCAGATAATTGTGTGGAGTTGAGATTGATCTCTTCCAACATCGCTCGCAATTGTGTAACAAGATGTTGCATTGCTGAAGATAGCTCCCTCAATTCATCCTTGCGACCAATTTCAAATGTTTGTCGTAAGTCGCCACTGGCAACTACTTTAATCGCAGCAACAATACTGCTTAATGGTTTACTAATAGATTGTGTTACCAAAAAAGCAAGAACCGCGATTACTACACTCGCTACTGCGGCAATAGATATTATCTGTGCCTTGCTGCTACTAACGCTTGCTTCAGTCTGTTGTGAAATAGTAGTCATTGTCCCATGAATTTCTGCGGCAAGGTTTTTTAGGGCGGTGACAACGTCTAAACCCATTGCCTCAATGATCTGCATTTGCTGATTGGTCTGCTGAATTTTCTCTAGTTGATCAATTCTTGCTAAGGATAAACTGTTTGCACCAATACAGGCTTCTTTAAATCGATTGTAGGATTGTTTTAAATTTTGATAATCATTGGAACCTTCAAACACCCCCCAGCGCTCAAGCAGCTGAAACTTATTATCGACATCATTAAAATCTGCGGCATTATCTTTATTCACAGATTTCACAGCCGCAATTAATGGGCTATCTAAACTATTTAATGCTGCGCTCGATATCTTACCCAATATTCGCGTGATATCACTGAGAAGCGTTTGCGTGCTATTGCTGACGGCTTGACTTTCTATATCCGCGGCGTAACTGACCACCTCATCACCCATATCTGAAAATTCTTCGCGTTGCTCGCGCACAACGTTGGCACTATTTAAACTCGCCCGATGATACGTCATCAACTGTGTACTCGCAGCCCGCATTTTTTTCTGGTAGTTTTCAACAAGTAGTAATTCAGCTGATATTTTTTTTTCGTCCTGAGCCAGGCCTCTCAATTGCTTATTCAATGCATTATTTTTTTCAGTTAATACTGTATAGCGCTGTTCTATATCATTCAGGTTTTTTATTTTTTCAGTCTGCTGGTATGCCATTAATTGTATGGTCGCCTGCAACTGGTTGGATAGCATGCTGGAAGCGGTCTCAGTCATAGGCAGTGCTCGAGTAGTGACATTTTTAAAGCTACTAAAAATGTCATTAATGCCAACTAAACCAGTAATAAGAATTACTATCGCTAACAGTAACGCTATTAAATAACCAGCAATAATTCTCGCAGTAACAGTGATATTAATGATGGGCATAACTAAATAATTCCTGTTTAAGCTTTAAAGTTTTGTTAAAGCAGCACGTAATTGACTCACTCTGTTAATCTTCTTGTTTAGATAAAAAATGCTATTCACTGGATTTTCCTAAGTTTTAGGTATAGCAGCGCCGGTACTAAACGCAAGTATGTCATCAACTGAGCACATACTAACGTTAAAACAATAAAAAATTCTATGTTTAATGCTCAAGCGCATAAGTACTATCCACCGTAAAGCTATATACTTTATTGCGTGTAACGGCGACACAACTCCAACCAACTTTCAATACCTGCGCTGCGATATTTATTTTTGTGTAAGACAAAATAAAACGCGCGCAGCAAATCACGGTGCGGCACCGACAAGGGCACCAAACTCCCCCTTGCGAAAGAATCTTTTAGTGTAATCCGCGATAAACAGGAAATACCCAACCCAGCTTCTACTGCTCGTATAATTGCTTCGGTGTGCTGCAATTCCAACTTGATAATCTGGTTTGAGAGTAAGCCATGCATGGCTCGATCAAAACCTTGGCGGGTCCCTGAGCCTTGCTCCCGTAAAATCCACTCAGCAGTTAGCAAATCCTGATCACTCAGCGTTCCCTTTGCCGCCAGTCCGTGTGTAGGCGCACAAAACACCACCAACTCGTCATCCCGCCAATGAGTGACTTCGAGGTCAGGGTGATGCAGCTCTCCTTCTACCAAGCCAATATCCAAATCAAAATTAGCGACTTGCCTGGCTATGGACTCGGTATTCGCCACCTCCAGACTAATCTGGGCACCGGGGTGCTCCCGCATAAATTCAGCCATTAACCCAACCGCTAGATAATTACCAATGGTGAGTGTGGCACCTAGATTCAAGTGACCAATATCACGATGGCTAATCAGTTCCTGTTCCAATTCCCGCGCTTGTTCCAGTAGCGATTCAGCCCTAGGGCGCAACAACTTCCCCAGTTCATTAGCTTGTAAACGCTTGCCTATACGATCAAATAACTGGACATCAAATTGCTGCTCCAGATCTTTCAAAGCACCGCTTGCTGCGGATTGTGACATGGACAGACTCTTGGCCGCTTTGGTCACATTTTCAAAATGTGCAGTAGCCAGAAAGACCTCTAGTTGTCGTAGTGTATAGCGCATAGTTCAAACCCCTGGCAGCTGCCAATAGCTGGCAAACACATCTATACTCTTCATGAGCTAGACGCAATCATCGGCAAAATCGATTTATATAATAAGAATAACCCGTTTTACTAATAGATCAAGCCTGCCTACTCTAACCTCATACTTATTGCAAAACCCAGAGGTAAACCATGGCCGCACTACTCACCGAACAAGTGACTCAAGTTAATCACTGGACCGACACCCTGTTCAGCTTTAAGACCACGCGCAATTCAGGTTTTCGTTTTAAAAATGGCCACTTCACCATGATTGGCTTGCAACAGGAAGGCCGCCCCTTAATGCGTGCCTATAGTATTGCCAGTGCAAATTATGAAGATGAGCTGGAGTTTTTTAGCATCAAAGTACCTGATGGCCCGCTAACATCCAAGCTACAGGCAATTAAGCCTGGTGATGAAATCCTCATTAGCAGCAAACCCACCGGTACCTTGATTCTTGATAACTTGCTACCGGGGCGCAACTTGTATTTGATTAGTACCGGCACCGGACTCGCGCCTTTTATGAGTATTATCAAGGATCCGGAAACTTACGAAAAATTTGAGAAAGTTATTCTTACTCACGGCTGTCGTTATGTGGATGAGCTAGCTTATCAGGAAACGATTAACAATCACCTGCCGGAAAACGAGTACTTTGGTGAGATGATTAAACAGCAACTCATTTATTATCCCACCGTCACCCGTGAGGCCTTCAAAAATGAAGGCCGTATCACTGATTTATTAGCCAGCGGTAAATTAGCGCAAGATGTCGGCCTACCGGCTATCAATGCCGCCGATGACCGTTTTATGATTTGTGGCAGTCCCAGTATGTTGAAAGATACCTGCAACATTCTTGATGCACAGGGTTTTAATGAAGCACGTCATGGCAATGCAGCAGAGTACGTGATAGAAAGAGCTTTTGTAGAGTAAGTAGGTAGCAGGTATGACCAAGCAAGAAGACAAGCAAGAACCACTGAGTTTTTTGCAAATGGTGGGCAGTATCCTCGCTTCTTTTTTCGGTGTACAAAGTTCCGAAAACAGGGAGCGGGACTTTAAGCGGGGCAAAGCGAAGCAATTCATTGCTGTTGGTATTTTAATGACTATTGTGTGGTACGGGGTGATTTATTTAATCGTTAACGTAGTACTTCCATAATCCTAAAGCTAGCATCTAGCATCTAGCATCTAGCATCTAGCATCTTAACTATTCAACCACACATGCTCAGCCCACACCCACACATCTCGCCACGGCTCATCATTACTCATTTCGCCATCAAGCCAGTAATGCACCTCACCATCTTCGTTAGTGCAGTAATAGCCGCCACGGTATTCACACAAGGGAATCATATCGCGCGGCAAACCCAACGACCAGGCTACTGCTGCTACTTCCGGTAAGTAGGTATGAGAATTGGGGTCAGCCACAGTGACCGGCTCCATCGAACCGACAATGACATCACTAACGGTTAATAAAAATTGGCGAAACGCATAATCGAGTGACACTAAAATTTGTTCCTCAGCATCAATAATGTCATCCATATCTGGAAGCTCAAGCGGAACCGGCACCGCTTCACTGTTAGCCCTAAGCTCTTCTATGACCCTATCCATTAATACCTCCAACACTCATTATGAGCGGCAGTATAAGCGCTAAACTCAAATAAACAAGCGAGGGATTTTTATACGTTCTAATAATAAAAAAGCGGCCCGTGGGCCGCTTGAAAACTTTTAACCAAACTTAAAAGCGGTAGGTGAAATCCAAGCCGTAAGACTCACCCTTGGCAGGATGAATAAAGTAACCGCCAAACTCGGGCGCTGGAATAATTTCTTCCAAATACTCTTCATCCAGAATATTGTCGCCCCAAGCCGTTAAGGTCCAGCTTTCGGCTTCCAGGCTGATCCGCAAATTTAATAAGTCATAAGCATCGCGCTTACCTTTATCAAAATTACTTTCACCAAAACCAATGATGCCACCAGCCGGTATACCTGGGCCACCTGTAGTAACATCACCAAAAGCACCACCAATACCCTGATACAAAGCGGATACATCAGTAAAGGCATTAGTTGTTACGTCCCCCTGTACCGTACTGAACCAGGTCTCACCAACATATTGCCAATCTAGACGTGCGACTAACTCCATACCATTGGTAATATTATTACTCCACTGCACGCCTAAGTTAGCGGTTGATTCCGGTGTAAGCGGTGCATCATTACCTTCGGTATAAGGGCGGTTGCTGTTTTTGTCAATTTCACTATTGGTGATACCCACCGCACCGTACAGAGTTACACTATCGGTAAGTAATGCTTCAAAATCAATCTCTGCACCCTGCAAAGTCACTTCATCGATATTGGTGACTACCCGTAAAATACCAAAGTTACCGGCCAGGAAATTAAAGAATTGGCTGTCTTCAACTTCGGTATGGAAAACTGCCGCATTCACTCGTAAACGCTTATCCCACCACTCGGATTTAACACCTAACTCAAATGACTTTGATACTTCCTTATCATAATCATCATTGAGCTCTTGTGGCTCAGTGCCAAAAGTACCGAACACACTATCCACTAGATCCTTACTACCGATATTATTGAACCCACCGCTGCGAAAACCCACCCCATAGCTGGCATAGACCGACGCATCTTCGGTTGCCACCCAGCGCCATGAAACCTTGGGCTGGAATTGTGAAAACTCTTCACTGCGATCACTAATGGTGTCAGTAAAGCTACCATCATAAGCAGGGTTAATTGTCGCCACTGCAAAGGTGTTAGGATTAATACCACCAAAGGCCTGAGCACCTGGCACATTCGGTACTTTATTAGACACATCACGATCTTCCTGATCGTAGCGTCCGGCAATTGATAAGGTTTGATTTTCCGTTAGATCAAAATCTACTGAACCAAAAATTGAGGCTACATCAGTATCAAATTGATCGTTAAATAATAAATCGGTTCTGCCTGGCACGTAGGGCTTACGGCCAAAATAACCATCACCCAAATCTGCCCCATAAGATACTGCAACTTCCCGTTCAATTTGCGCTAAATAAAAACCGGCCATCCATTGCAGGCCATCACCCTGTGAAGCGAGTCGTACTTCTATACTCGTACTTTCCTGGTCGCGCTGCTGGTATTGATAACCATCACAGGTACTTTGTGTATAAGGCGGTAATAACGCATTTAAACCGTACACCGGGGCAAAACCAATATCTGAAGCCATCCCAGGTACTGTGCCTGGGAACGCAAAGAAGGGAGAATTAACACCGGGATTATATGCACCTGATGCTAATAAATCCTGATAGCTCGCAGAACAGGCATTTTGCGCTTCACCCACACTAGGACCACTCAACGGAGAGCCTGGTCCAACTGCTGCGCTTAAATCAAATGAGTACAAACCAAACGCTGCGCTGGTTCCATCTGATAATAGGTACTCTTCCAAATTATCGTAAGCGACAACGGTGGTTAATGTTGCCCAATCCATATCAACATCCGCCTTAACGGAGAAGAAGGTGTTTTCCTGTTCGTTTTCGCCGGGTACATTAAATTCAAAACGGAAATCATGATCATTCACATCTTTGTATAAATTAGGATCACCGAAGTTTGCCGCGGCGGTAGGTAAAGCAAAAACAGCATTGAAGTTGATGGCGCCTGCTTCGACTTCTCTATAACCTGCCGTCGCATCAATACTAACCCGATCACTGACATCCCAGATTAAGCGTGCCCGAAAGTTCTGCTCTTCGAGAAAATCCACGCTGCCATCTTTACCGGTGAATTCATTTTTATACTCGCCCTCATCATCGCGGTTGCTAAAGGAGAAGCTACCTTTTAATCCATCAACAATAGGGCCACTGACACTGATTCTGGCTTTCGTTAAATCATTGGAGCCAGCACCTACACTGACCGTGCTTTCAAACTCATCACCCGGCTTTTTAGTAGTAACAATGATTGCACCGGCAACCGCATTGCGACCATAAATGGCTCCTTGTGGCCCTTTCAATACTTCGATTTGTTGAATATCGAATAACTCCTGGTTAAAGCCATTAGGATTAGTCAGCAAGACGCCGTCAACAACATAGGCAAAAGTGCCTTCCGCGTCCCGGGTTGAAGTAATACCGCGAATAGTTACCTGAGTGTCGCCCGCATTAGCGGAATCAACAATCGTGACGTTAGGAGTCAATGCGATAAAGTCCTGGGGCCTCTCAATACCCGCTCGCTCTATCGTTTTTTCAGTGAACGCGGTAATGGCGATCGGCACTTCTTGTAAATTCTCTGCCCGTTTTCGCGCTGTAACGACAACCTCTTCTA encodes:
- a CDS encoding general secretion pathway protein GspB is translated as MSLILDALNRADQERSEENNQINLHASHIPATAAHNPVRRWVIEAVLVTVAVAALVYSQWPQPIASPVIDDQAVPINNQASLPNPVTIIQEPSVPPISAKKTAAVSKNLSATTEADPKKERVVTAKISAEQKTIASLYQQQANPIVTPSAAKKVAKPIDNTQSILQQIPLLAQLSTRFQQTLPSMEYSVHMHAEGGKGFVTINGEMRKTGAIIEPGIRVIAILPDSVVLEFNNRQFRLPALNSWVNY
- a CDS encoding methyl-accepting chemotaxis protein, which codes for MPIINITVTARIIAGYLIALLLAIVILITGLVGINDIFSSFKNVTTRALPMTETASSMLSNQLQATIQLMAYQQTEKIKNLNDIEQRYTVLTEKNNALNKQLRGLAQDEKKISAELLLVENYQKKMRAASTQLMTYHRASLNSANVVREQREEFSDMGDEVVSYAADIESQAVSNSTQTLLSDITRILGKISSAALNSLDSPLIAAVKSVNKDNAADFNDVDNKFQLLERWGVFEGSNDYQNLKQSYNRFKEACIGANSLSLARIDQLEKIQQTNQQMQIIEAMGLDVVTALKNLAAEIHGTMTTISQQTEASVSSSKAQIISIAAVASVVIAVLAFLVTQSISKPLSSIVAAIKVVASGDLRQTFEIGRKDELRELSSAMQHLVTQLRAMLEEINLNSTQLSATAEETATISEQSFNSIARQKDQTNMIATGVEEMTATVEEVSRSINNTLERVEDAHNEVNIGTRLLSENIKSIRKLSADIDNSSTVIERLNEDTENVGTVLDVIRGVAEQTNLLALNAAIEAARAGEQGRGFAVVADEVRTLASRTQQSTQEIQDMIVRLQAGAREAVGSMKSSREEALNSVDGITKAGEMLTLVAEAIDIIKDMSHQISSAAEEQTVAAQEQNRNIVAIAAVSEETATGAQENQMASQELARMAETQLALINKFKV
- a CDS encoding LysR family transcriptional regulator, giving the protein MRYTLRQLEVFLATAHFENVTKAAKSLSMSQSAASGALKDLEQQFDVQLFDRIGKRLQANELGKLLRPRAESLLEQARELEQELISHRDIGHLNLGATLTIGNYLAVGLMAEFMREHPGAQISLEVANTESIARQVANFDLDIGLVEGELHHPDLEVTHWRDDELVVFCAPTHGLAAKGTLSDQDLLTAEWILREQGSGTRQGFDRAMHGLLSNQIIKLELQHTEAIIRAVEAGLGISCLSRITLKDSFARGSLVPLSVPHRDLLRAFYFVLHKNKYRSAGIESWLELCRRYTQ
- a CDS encoding ferredoxin--NADP reductase — its product is MAALLTEQVTQVNHWTDTLFSFKTTRNSGFRFKNGHFTMIGLQQEGRPLMRAYSIASANYEDELEFFSIKVPDGPLTSKLQAIKPGDEILISSKPTGTLILDNLLPGRNLYLISTGTGLAPFMSIIKDPETYEKFEKVILTHGCRYVDELAYQETINNHLPENEYFGEMIKQQLIYYPTVTREAFKNEGRITDLLASGKLAQDVGLPAINAADDRFMICGSPSMLKDTCNILDAQGFNEARHGNAAEYVIERAFVE
- a CDS encoding DUF2970 domain-containing protein, whose amino-acid sequence is MTKQEDKQEPLSFLQMVGSILASFFGVQSSENRERDFKRGKAKQFIAVGILMTIVWYGVIYLIVNVVLP
- a CDS encoding SMI1/KNR4 family protein; the protein is MDRVIEELRANSEAVPVPLELPDMDDIIDAEEQILVSLDYAFRQFLLTVSDVIVGSMEPVTVADPNSHTYLPEVAAVAWSLGLPRDMIPLCEYRGGYYCTNEDGEVHYWLDGEMSNDEPWRDVWVWAEHVWLNS
- a CDS encoding TonB-dependent receptor; this translates as MFKRSIIASAIGATLISSASISVATAEQITVEEVVVTARKRAENLQEVPIAITAFTEKTIERAGIERPQDFIALTPNVTIVDSANAGDTQVTIRGITSTRDAEGTFAYVVDGVLLTNPNGFNQELFDIQQIEVLKGPQGAIYGRNAVAGAIIVTTKKPGDEFESTVSVGAGSNDLTKARISVSGPIVDGLKGSFSFSNRDDEGEYKNEFTGKDGSVDFLEEQNFRARLIWDVSDRVSIDATAGYREVEAGAINFNAVFALPTAAANFGDPNLYKDVNDHDFRFEFNVPGENEQENTFFSVKADVDMDWATLTTVVAYDNLEEYLLSDGTSAAFGLYSFDLSAAVGPGSPLSGPSVGEAQNACSASYQDLLASGAYNPGVNSPFFAFPGTVPGMASDIGFAPVYGLNALLPPYTQSTCDGYQYQQRDQESTSIEVRLASQGDGLQWMAGFYLAQIEREVAVSYGADLGDGYFGRKPYVPGRTDLLFNDQFDTDVASIFGSVDFDLTENQTLSIAGRYDQEDRDVSNKVPNVPGAQAFGGINPNTFAVATINPAYDGSFTDTISDRSEEFSQFQPKVSWRWVATEDASVYASYGVGFRSGGFNNIGSKDLVDSVFGTFGTEPQELNDDYDKEVSKSFELGVKSEWWDKRLRVNAAVFHTEVEDSQFFNFLAGNFGILRVVTNIDEVTLQGAEIDFEALLTDSVTLYGAVGITNSEIDKNSNRPYTEGNDAPLTPESTANLGVQWSNNITNGMELVARLDWQYVGETWFSTVQGDVTTNAFTDVSALYQGIGGAFGDVTTGGPGIPAGGIIGFGESNFDKGKRDAYDLLNLRISLEAESWTLTAWGDNILDEEYLEEIIPAPEFGGYFIHPAKGESYGLDFTYRF